The genome window GCATTTTTGAAGAAAGTGCTAATTTAAAAAAAGAGTTTGTTTATGAATATGCAGAAGATATTGTTAATTTAGGAATATTGATAGGAAAAAGATTAAAGCTTGGAAATAAATTACTGATTTGCGGCAATGGTGGGTCTGCTGCAGATAGTCAGCATTTTGCTGCAGAAGTAGTTGGAAGATTCGAAAAAGAAAGAAAAGGTTTTTCTGCAATAGCATTGACAACAGATACTTCTGCGTTAACAGCCATAGGAAATGATTACGGATTTGATAAAGTTTTTTCAAGACAAGTTGAAGCTCTTGGTCAAAAAGGAGATATATTAATTGGAATTTCTACAAGTGGAAACTCTAATAATGTGATAGAAGCTGTCAAGGTTGCAAAAGGTCTTGGAATTTTTACAGTTGGTTTGCTTGGTAAAGACGGTGGACAGCTAAAAGACTTAGTAGATAAAGCATTTATAGTAAGGTCTAACAACACAGCAAGGATACAGGAGGTTCATATTACTTTCATCCATGCAATTTGTAGAGTTTTAGATTTATACTTAACAGGTAAGATAGAAGAATAAATGAGAGCAAGACTACTTTAAATTTCCTCAATTTCTTACAACGACATCCTGCCAGTTTGAAGCTGGACCAACCTTCTACTATCCTATCCAATATTCCATCAAATCATTAATGCTTTAAATAGGAACAATCTCTTATAGAAAGCTTTCCAAGGATGGAAAACAATAATTATTCTTAAAGTTTAAAAACTGCTGATGCCATCCCAAAATCCATACTGTCATTCTACAGCCGTCAAAAAATCTCTGCCTTTTTAACTAACACTTATCTACTCTTCTTGCTTTTTAAAGAAATAGGTCCAGTGGCTTTACAGCTTCAGGATGAGACACGTAAAGGTAAACTTACTTAAATCTTAGCCTCTCTAAAATTTTAGTCCTGATATAAACAACATGTCTATGTGTTAAAATATTATTAAAATTTTCTTGGAGGAATTGATTGATTAAAGAAAGACTTTTTACACCCGGACCGGTACCACTTCCACCGCAAGTTATCAAAGCCTTAGGACAGCAAATAATCCACCATAGAACACAGGAATTTACTAACATATTTTTACAAACAAGAGAAAAACTTCAAAAACTATTAAATACACAAAGAGATGTTTTAATGTTTGCCTCTTCCGGAACAGGAGCAATGGAGGCATCTATCGTTAACTTTTTCGATGAAGGAGATAAAGTTTTAGTCATAAATGCCGGAAAGTTTGGGGAACGATGGAGAGACTTAGGAAATACATTTGGTTTAAATGTTATAGACTATCAAATCCAATGGGGTAAAACTTACGATAAAGAAGAGCTAAAAAAAATAGTAGAAAAAAATCCGGACATAAAAGGTATTTTGGTTCAGCATTCAGAAACATCAACAGCAACAGTCCATGACCTAAAATTTTTAGCACAGGTTAGTAATTCATTAGAAGACTGTTTATTGGTAGTTGACGGAATTACTTCTGTAGGTGTTTATAAAGTATATCCTGAAGAGATAGGGGTTGATATTCTTATAACAGGTAGTCAAAAAGCACTAATGCTTCCACCGGGCTTATCTGTCTTATACTACAGTGAAAAAGCAGAAAAAAGACTTGAAAGCAGTAAACTGCCAAAATATTACTTCTCTGTAAAAGCAGAAAGCAAAAAACAAGCAAAAGGACAAACAGCTTACACACCTGCTATAAATCTTATCATTGCTTTAAATGAAAGCTTAGATTTAATCTTAAATGAAGGTTTAGACAATTTAGAGAAAAGACATCACATACTTGCAGAGATGACAAGACAAGGATTACAAGAGATTGGATTAAAGCTTCTTTCAGAAAGTCCTTCAAACTCTGCAACTGCTGTATTTACACCGGAAGGTTTAGATGCTGATGTATTTAGAAAAGAGCTTTTAAAAATAGGAATAAGAGTTGCAGGTGGACAAGACCATCTAAAAGGAAAGATTTTTAGAGTGGCACATATGGGATACTTTGATTATCTTGACATAATAGAAGTTGTCGCAGCTGTGGAAATTACACTAAATAAAATGGGCTACAAAGTAGAGCTTGGAAAAGGTGTTAGAAAAGCACAGGAAGTTTATTTAAACAATATATAACAAGGAGCTAACAAAGTGGTAAGAATTATTTTTGTTAGACATGCAGAAAGTTTATGGAATCCAATAGGAAGATATCAAGGAAGATTAGACCCAGAGCTTAGCGAAAGAGGGCATAACCAAGCAAGATTGATAGCAAATGCTTTAAAAAAATACAATCCAACAGCTTTATACTCAAGTCCATTAAAAAGAACTTACCAAACAGCTGAGTATATAAGTAAAGAGTTAAACCTGCCAATCATCAAAAATGAAGATATTATAGAAATAGACCATGGAGATTGGTCTGGATTGTTGGTTGAAGAAGTAAAAGAAAAATATCCGGAGATGTTTAGACAATGGCTTTTTGAACCACATTTAGTCAAATTTCCAAACGGTGAATCTTTGGAAGATGTATTTAACAGAGTAAAAAAATTCTTAAAATATGCGTTAGAAAAGCATAAAAATGAAACGATTGTTGTCGTATCTCACACTGTACCAATTAGAGCAAGTCTTACAGCCGGATTAAATTTAGATATGGATAAGTTTTGGATTTTCGGATGCGATAATGCTTCTTACTCAATTTTAGATTACGACACAGTAAGACCTATACTCTACAAGCTTAACAATACTTACTATCTTGGAGAATACTTCATTCCAGCATTAGATGCACTTTAAAAAGAGAGGATTTAAGATTTGAAAATAGACCTACCAAAAGGTGTAAGAACTTTCAATCCAAAAGAAAGCTTTATCTTAAGCTGGATTGAAAAGAATATAGAAGATAATTTTAAGCTTTGGGGTTATGAAAAAGTAATACTTCCGCTTCTTGAATACTACGATGCACATAAAAACGTTTTAAATGAGGAAATACTTAAAAATACATTTAGATTAGTAGATAGATACGAAGGTGAAACCTTAATCCTTAGACCTGACTTTACAGTTCAGATTGCAAGATACATAGCATCCTTACAAGAAAAAGAATTTCCAATCAGACTTTACTACGCAGGGGATGTTTTTCGGTACGTAGTTCCAAAAGGTGACAATCTTTATGAAAAAAAACAGATAGGTGTAGAGCTGATAGGTGTTGATAAGATAGAAGCAGACGCAGAAATAATAGCCATTGCTATCTCATCTTTAAAAAAACTTTCCATAGAAGATTTTCAGATTGACGTAAACAACGTAAAGATATTTAAAGCAATTACGAAAATTCTAAGCCTTTCACAAGACCAAACAAAAGAGCTGTTTTTATATCTAAAAAATCGAGAAATCTATAATATTCAAGCATTTTTAAAAGATTTTGATGTAAATAACAAGATAAAAGATTTTATCTTAAACCTACCAAAATTAAACATAAAAGCTGATAAACTCAAAGAGTTGGCAGAGGAATATGAAGACATAGAAGAAATTTCAAATGCTTTAAAAGAATTGATAGTAATTTATGAAATACTTAAAGAATACCAGCTTGATGAGTACATAGTTTTTGACCTTTGTGAGCCAAGAGAGTTTAGCTACTATACTGGAATCGTTTTTGAAATCTTTATTAAAGACTTTCCAAAGATTGTTGGATACGGCGGAAGATATGATAATCTTTTAAGCAATTATAACGGCAATCATCCAGCCACGGGTTTTGCTTTTGATTTATTAGCTATTTATGACTATATCACAAAGACAACGGAAATAAAAAATGAAAAAGACTTTTACATAATTGACACAACGGAAGATAAAAAACTTGCCTATAATATAGCTAAAAATTTAAGAACAAAAGGATACACAGTAGCAAGGGATATAATAAAAAGAGATATTGATTTATCAATAGATTTTGCCTTTAGAAATGGATACAAAAACGTAATTTTAATTACAGTTGAAAATTCAGAAAAAAAGGTATATATTTTAAAGGACAAAAATAAAAAAGAAGAAACAAGCTTAGAGGAAATTCTTAAGTAAAGACGGGGGAAATAATAAAGTTCGTCTGTATTTAAGAATTGCCATATAGTACCAAAAGGTACTAAATATTTTTTTAAGGAGTTTTAGTATGGAAGTAGGAGACAGAAAGGTAGTTTCTTTTGAGTACACACTCAAAGACAAAGAAACCGGAGAAGTGATTGATGCAAGCGCAGGACAACCTCTAACGTTTTTAACTGGTGTAGGAGAGATAATCCCAGGTCTTGAAAGCAGAATGTATGGCATGAAAGAGGGAGAAAAAAGAACGATTGAAGTTCCGGCAGAAGAAGCTTATGGTCCATCAGACCCTAACCTAATCCAAAAAGTTCCAAGAGAATACTTCCAAGGTATTCAACTTGAGAGAGGTTTGCCACTTCAAGCTCAAACACCGGAAGGTCAAATCATCAATATGGTAGTTGTAGATTTTGATGATAACACTGTTACTGTAGATTTAAACCACCCATTAGCCGGAAGAGACCTTGTATTTGAAATAGAAGTTGTTAATGTAAGAGAAGCAACACCTGATGAAATTTTACATGGACACGCTCACGGAGCAGGTGGTCATCATCACTAAAATTAAATAAGTGAGAAAGTGAGAAGTATTTAATATCTCAGCTCGAAGGTGTTCTAATTTTGTCATCCTGAGGACGTAAGTCCGAAGGATCTCTTTTTTGATTTTTTAATTGAAAAGAAAGGAAGAGATTCTTCGCTTCGCTCAGAATGACATCTTTGAGGTCAGGATTCTTCGCTGGCTGCAGAATGAAGATGTTGATTTTTGCAAGTAGTCTCACTATTAAAGAATTAAGAAAGTGAGAAAATAGAAGCATTTAACTTCTTATATCTCACCACCACCTTCTTAACTATAACTTTTCCACCAACTTTAAATCTATCCTTTTAGTATCTTCATCAACTTTTACGATTTCGACTAAAACTTTATCTCCAAGTCTAAACTTCATCTTATCACCTATAAGCTGATGGTTTTTTTCATCGTATTTGAATTTACCGGGCAGAGAATCTATTGGAACTAAACCATCAATTATATATCTTTCTATTTCTATGAATAAACCAAAAGCCATAACGCCTGTAATGATACCTTCAAAATTTTCTCCAACTTTATCTTTGAGAATTCTTAATTTTAAGATGTCTAAGGCATCTCTTTCTGCATCATCTGCCACCCTTTCTCTTTCTGAGCATTGTTTTGCAATTATATCTAACTTCTTAGGCAATTCTTCCATATCTTTCTTTGTAAATTTCTTTTTGATTGCTTTTTTAAGAAGTCTATGAACCCATACGTCAGCATATCTTCGTATCGGAGATGTAAAATGAGTATAACATTCTGAAGCAAGGCCAAAGTGTCCTATATTTTCTGGTGAGTATCTTGCCTGCTTCATCGTTCTTAGAGCTAAGAATCTAACTAATGACTCTTCCGGAGTTCCCACTGCCATTTCTATAATTTTTTGAATAAATTTAGAGTCTACATCTTTTTTAGGATACTCTACTTTGTAGCCAAGACTTGCCATTAAATCTACAAATGCCATAACTTTTTCTAATTTTGGTTTTTCGTGGACTCTATAGATAAATGGATATCCGTTTTTTTCCATATGTTTAGCGACTGTTTCGTTTGCTATTATCATAAACTCTTCTATAATTCTGTGGGCTAAATGTCTTTCGTAAGGTACAACATCATAAGGATTACCGTATTGGTCAAACAGTATTTGAGACTCTGGCATGTCAAAGTCTATACTTCCTCTTTTTTCTTTGGCTTTCATTAAAATTTCTGCAAGCTCTTTCATATGTTTAAGTGGTTTAACTAAGTATGGAAAGGCTTTTTCAAGTTCTGGCTGTCCAAGGATTATTCCAAGTGCTTGGTCGTATGTAAGCTTTGCTTTACTTTCTATAACGCTTTCGTATATATCATACTCAACCACGTTTCCTTTTTTGTCTATAAGCATCTCGCATGTGAATGCATACCTTTTTTCACGAGGTTTTAAACTACAAAGCTGGCTTGCAAGTCTTTCCGGTAGCATATGAAGGGCTCTTTCCGGAAGGTAGTAGGTATTTCCTCTTTGGAATGCTTCTTTATCTATGGCAGAACCTTCTTTAACGTAGTGGGAGACATCAGCAATGTGAACATATAGTCTATATTTGTCTCCTTCTTTTTCTATCGCTACTGCGTCGTCATGGTCTCTTGCACTTTCCGGGTCTATGGTAAAACATATCTGTTTTGTTAGGTCTTTTCTATTTTTTGTAATTTTTACAACAGAAGGCAGTTTTTCTGCTTCTTTTATAGCTTCTGGAGAATGGGTAAGTGGTAAGTCATACTTTCTTGCTACTATTTCTGCGACAGTTTGGGTGTTTTTGACTTTTCCAAGGTCTTTTATTATTCTTCCTTTTGCTTCTACTTTTGGCTCTGGATATCTTAAAATTTCAACTACTACGTAGTTATCAAGTTCATATTTTTTTGCTTCTTTTTTATCTACGTATATTTTATGCGGTATTACAAAGTCAAGCAGATAGACAAAATATCTATTGCCTTCTTGTTTTAATTTTCCAACGGCTGTTTTTACTCTTCTTTCTAAGACTTTTACAATTTTTGCCTCTTTTTTTCCTCTATAAATCTTTTCTTCTGCTAAGACAATATCTCCATCAAACAAATATCTCATTTCTATAGGTGGAATAAAAAGGTCTGGCTCTCCATCTTCTCTGATTAAAAATCCAAAACCACTTTCGTGTGCTTCTACTTTTCCTTTTATAAGATTTTCTTTTTCTTGAATTTCTCTTTTTAAGATATAGCCACCATTTTTATAAAGGACAATTTTATTTTTTTGAAGTTTTCTAAGCAATCTTCTTACTAATTTTTTATCTTCTTTTTTGTCTAAATTAAAGGCTTTTAAAATTTGTTTGAGATATACAGGTTTTTTTTGATTTTTAAGAAAATCTACGATGGCGGCTTGTGTTATTTCCACTTACTTCTCCCCCAAAATTTTTTCTAAAATATTTACTGCTAAATCTATATCATCTTTTTGAATTATCAACGGTGGAACAAATCTTAGCGTATTTTTTCCTGCTGTTCCAATTATCAATCCATTTTCTAATGCTTTTTTCATTATCTCTTTTGCCGAAATTTCTTCTGGTAAATCTACACCTATCATAAGACCTAACCCTTTTACCAGATAACCAAAAGTTTTTAATCTCTCTTTTAAATACTCTCCATTTTCAATAACTTTATCCAAAAATCCATCAGATAATATCTCTTCTAACACAACCTTAGCAGCGGCTGTTGCTAAATAGTTTCCGCCAAAGGTTGATGCATGGGTACCCGGAACAAATGATTTTGCTATTTCATCTTTTGCAATGATGGCACCTATAGGAACGCCTCCACCAAGACCTTTTGCTAAGGATATTATATCCGGCTCTATATCGTAATGTTGGTATGCAAAAAGTTTTCCTGTCCTTCCTATTCCTGTTTGAACCTCATCTACTGTAAACAATATTCCATTTTCTCTGCATATAGAGTAAAGCTCTTTTATAAACTCTTTGTCTGCCGGATTTACTCCACCCTCTCCTTGAATAAGTTCTATTAATATTGCTGCTGTTTTATCGTTTATTAATTGTTTTACAGAGTCTATATCGTTAAACTTTGCATGTTTAAACCCTTCTGGAAGCGGCTGGAATCCTTCTTGGTATTTTGGCTGAGCTGTTGCTGTAATCGTTGCCAAAGTTCTTCCGTGAAAGCTTCCTTCAAAAGTGATTATCTCATATCTGTTTTCTTTTTTATCGTAAAAGTATTTTCTGATGAGTTTTATAAGTGCTTCGTTTGCTTCGGCTCCTGAATTACAGAAAAAAACTTTATCACCGCAGGAATTTTCAACTAAAATTTTTGCCACTTCATACTGTGGCTTAACGTAAAAAAGGTTTGATATATGAATTATTTCTTTTGCTTGTCTACAGATGCTTTCAGTCAATTTTGGATGGTTATATCCAAGCTGATTCACCGCAATACCTGACAGCATATCAAGATATTTTTTACCATCTTCATCATACAAATAACATCCTTCACCTTTTACAAAAGAGTAAGGAAGTCTTGCATAATTTGGAAATAAATATTTATCTGCTTCTTTAAAGTTCATTCTTATTTTAGACCTCCATTAACTCGTTAATACTTTTAGCCAAAACAGCTTTCATTAAAAATTCGTTTAAAAAATTTACATCATCAGAAGAGGATATTAATTTTTCTACATCTTCCGGAACTTGTCCAAATTTAGCTTGGATTATTCTTTTTATATCATCACGTTTTGCTTCTAATAGGCCTTGTTGTAAGCCTTGTTGTAAGCCTTGTTGTAGACCTTGTTGTAAACCTTGTTGTAAGCCTTGTTGTAGACCTTGCTGTAGACCTTGTTGTAAGCCTTCTTGCATTGCTTGTTTTTTTGCTAATTTTACTAAATCACCTACGTATGGAAAGTTTTCTACTATTTCTGCATCTAAGGATACTGTGATTGGCATTTTTACTTCCTCCTTTAGGACTTTTTCAAAATCTTTTATTAAGTTATCTCTTAGTCCTAAAATGGTCAATATCTTTGTTATCCAATCGGCTCTTTCCTTTTCTCCTAAGCTGTTTAGTTTTTCTGCTATTTTTTTAAATAGCCTTTCTCTATCTTTTACATTACATAGTGTGGCTATGGCTAAGTCTTCTATTTTGTCGCTGTTTAGAAAAATTTCACAAGGTATATCTCTGATGTCTATCAGTCTATAGTTGTACTGTATATTATAATCAATGATTTGAGTAATCATCTTTGGTTTGTCTTTGCCGATGTATATCACTATTTGGCGTATGCTTTTGTCCGGGTATGTTTCTTTTATTGCGTGATAGTAGCCAAGCATTCTAATAGGCATGGTTTTATCGTTTGTACTTTGAAATTCAATGTGTAGCAAGCTGTCATCTTCAAGTTTTAGAAGTAAATCTGCTATTCTTTCTGCTGTTTTTGGAAAGATAGGGTTTAGTATTTCTACATAGCTGCGAAATCCTAAAATCTTTATTAGCTTATCTGATATGCTTTTAAAAATATCTCTTATTGTTATGTCATACTTTTGTTTTGTCATTATAGCCCTTGCTTGTTTTTATAAGCTGCTTCAACAAATGAAACAAAAAGCGGATGGGGTGCAAATGGTTTGCTTTTAAACTCCGGATGGAACTGACAAGCAATAAACCATTTATGGGATGGAAGCTCTATTATCTCCGGTAGGTTTTTAGCCTTGTAAATACCTGAAACAACAAGACCTTTTTCTTCCAAGATTGGTACATACTTTGGATTAAATTCATATCTATGTCTGTGTCTCTCGTAGATTTCTTCCTGCTTGTAGATTTCATAAGCTTTTGTTCCTTTTTTTATATGACATTTATAAGCTCCAAGTCTCATAGTTCCGCCTTTTTTATCTACATGCTTTTGGTCTGGCATAATGTCTATTACTGGGTGTGGTGTAAATGGGTTAAACTCTGTTGAATTGGCACCTTCAAGCCCTGCTACACTTCTCGCAAATTCAATAACGGCAATCTGCATACCAAGACATATTCCAAAGTATGGGATGTTGTTTTCTCTTGCATATTTGGCTGTTAATATTTTACCTTCTATGCCTCTATCTCCAAATCCACCTGGTACAAGAATTCCATCTAAACCTTTTAAAACTTCTTGGCAATTTTCTTGATTTATCTTTTCAGAGTTTATCCAATGGATATTTACTTTTACTTTGTTGGGTATTTGAGCATGTATTAACGCTTCATGAATGCTTTTGTATGCATCTTTTAGTTCTACATATTTTCCAACTATTCCTATATCAACAGTTTCTTCAAGCTTTGATAAAACGTTAACAATCTTTTTCCACTTTGATAAGTCTGGTTCTTTGTATTCAAGGTTTAAATGCTTTGCTATTGCTCTATCAAGCCCTTCTTTTTTAAAGTAAAGCGGTATTTCATAAATTATATTCAGGTCTGGTGCAGAAAATACTGAATCTTCATCAACGTTTGTAAATAGTGATAACTTTCTCTTTATTTCTTTTGGAAGTGGTGTTTCAGCTCTGCCAATTAGTATATCCGGCTGGATACCTATCGCTCTAAGCTCTTTTACTGAGTGTTGACTTGGCTTTGTTTTTAATTCTCCTGCTGCTTTGATATAAGGAACGTATGTCAAATGAATATAAATAACATCCTCTTTTTTGTTTTCTATTCCCATTTGTCTTATGGCTTCTAAAAATGGTTGACTTTCAATATCTCCAACTGTACCACCAATCTCAACCAATGTAATATCATGATTTTCTGCTACTTTTTCAATTGATTTTTTTATTTCGTTTGTAAAGTGTGGAATTACTTGAACTGTTGCGCCAAGAAAAGCTCCTCTTCTTTCTTTTTCCAATAGATTAAAGTAAAGCCTTCCTGATGTTGTATTGTTATTTTTTGTCATAACTGCATTTGTAAATCTTTCATAGTGTCCTAAATCAAGGTCTGTTTCTGCTCCATCTTCTGTGACAAAAACCTCCCCATGTTGATATGGATTCATTGTACCCGGGTCTATGTTTAGATATGGGTCTAATTTCATCAATGTAATTTTGTATCCCATAGATTCTAAGATTGAACCTATGGCAGCAGAAGTCACTCCTTTACCAAGGGAAGATAAAACTCCGCCTGTTATGAATATATACTTCTTCAATCTATCACCTCTTTTTATAGTTTTATTTTTCCTTTGAAAGACTTTTCTATTTCTCTCTTCAAGTCTTTTTCTTTCATCGCTTCTCTTTTTTCATGCTTAACTTTCCCTTTTGCAAGGGCTATTTCAACTTTCGCTTTTCCATTTTTAAAGTAAACTCTAAGTGGAACGATTGTTAACCCTTTTTCCTTGACTTTTCCCATAAGCTTTAAAATCTCTTTTTTATGAAGAAGTAATTTTCTTTTTCTTGTTGGGTCATGGCCAAATTTTGCCGCCGGTTTGTATGGAGCAATATAGCAGTTATACAGCCATGCTTCTCCGTCTTCAATCATAACAAAGCTGTCTTTTAAATTACACGCTCCTTCTCTTAAAGATTTCACTTCTGATCCTGTTAACACTATACCTGCTTCATACTTTTCAAGTATCGTATAGTCATGAAAGGCTTTTTTATTTGTTGCAACCACTTTTTCTGACATATTCTCACCTTCAAAACATTTTTAACCACTCATTTTATTACCGCTAAAATCTCTTTTACCTTTTCTCTTGACTTACAAGATATTGTCCTTCTTACATCTAAAATCTCAAAATCTTCAAAGTGGTCTATTATAAGATTGTTATAATGATTGCTTAATACCGACGGAATCCCCTTTTTTGCCAAATCTTTTAAAATTTGAATGAGCTTCAGCTGGTCTAAGATTGTAAATTTTTCTTGATAATACTGGGTAAAGTTTGAAGTCTTTGAAATAGGTATGTAAGGCGGGTCGCAGTATATCACATCTCCATAAAAAACATCTTTTAAAGTTTCTTCATAGTTTGAAGTTCTTAACTCTACATCAGCAGTTTTAAGCTTGTTATAAAAAAACTGCATTTCTTCTTCAGGAAAATAAGGCTTCTGGTATCTTCCAAAAGGTGTGTTAAACTCTCCTCTTTGATTGTATCTAATCAGTCCATTATAACAATGCCTATTTAGATATACAAATAATGCAGACTTTAAAACTTTGTCGTTTGTAGTGTTAAATACATCCCTTAGCTCCATGTATCTTTCTTTTGTGTTGTTTTCTGGCGTAAAAAACGTTTTTGTAAAGCTTATAAAATCTTTGCCATAATCTCCCAATGTACGATAAAGGTTTATCAGGTCTTCATTAATGTCTGCAAGTAGATAAGATTTATAATCAGTGTTAAGAAAAACAGCGCCAGAGCCTACAAATGGCTCTATAAGTCTGTTGCCGACCGGTAAAAGCTTTTTTATATCTTCTACAATCTTATATTTATTGCCTGCCCACTTTAAAAAAGGTCTCATCTACTGCCTTCTAACCGAAATTTCTTTTACAGTATCAACT of Sulfurihydrogenibium sp. contains these proteins:
- a CDS encoding Rpn family recombination-promoting nuclease/putative transposase — protein: MTKQKYDITIRDIFKSISDKLIKILGFRSYVEILNPIFPKTAERIADLLLKLEDDSLLHIEFQSTNDKTMPIRMLGYYHAIKETYPDKSIRQIVIYIGKDKPKMITQIIDYNIQYNYRLIDIRDIPCEIFLNSDKIEDLAIATLCNVKDRERLFKKIAEKLNSLGEKERADWITKILTILGLRDNLIKDFEKVLKEEVKMPITVSLDAEIVENFPYVGDLVKLAKKQAMQEGLQQGLQQGLQQGLQQGLQQGLQQGLQQGLQQGLLEAKRDDIKRIIQAKFGQVPEDVEKLISSSDDVNFLNEFLMKAVLAKSINELMEV
- a CDS encoding peptidylprolyl isomerase gives rise to the protein MEVGDRKVVSFEYTLKDKETGEVIDASAGQPLTFLTGVGEIIPGLESRMYGMKEGEKRTIEVPAEEAYGPSDPNLIQKVPREYFQGIQLERGLPLQAQTPEGQIINMVVVDFDDNTVTVDLNHPLAGRDLVFEIEVVNVREATPDEILHGHAHGAGGHHH
- a CDS encoding CTP synthase, with the translated sequence MKKYIFITGGVLSSLGKGVTSAAIGSILESMGYKITLMKLDPYLNIDPGTMNPYQHGEVFVTEDGAETDLDLGHYERFTNAVMTKNNNTTSGRLYFNLLEKERRGAFLGATVQVIPHFTNEIKKSIEKVAENHDITLVEIGGTVGDIESQPFLEAIRQMGIENKKEDVIYIHLTYVPYIKAAGELKTKPSQHSVKELRAIGIQPDILIGRAETPLPKEIKRKLSLFTNVDEDSVFSAPDLNIIYEIPLYFKKEGLDRAIAKHLNLEYKEPDLSKWKKIVNVLSKLEETVDIGIVGKYVELKDAYKSIHEALIHAQIPNKVKVNIHWINSEKINQENCQEVLKGLDGILVPGGFGDRGIEGKILTAKYARENNIPYFGICLGMQIAVIEFARSVAGLEGANSTEFNPFTPHPVIDIMPDQKHVDKKGGTMRLGAYKCHIKKGTKAYEIYKQEEIYERHRHRYEFNPKYVPILEEKGLVVSGIYKAKNLPEIIELPSHKWFIACQFHPEFKSKPFAPHPLFVSFVEAAYKNKQGL
- a CDS encoding aspartate aminotransferase family protein, which codes for MNFKEADKYLFPNYARLPYSFVKGEGCYLYDEDGKKYLDMLSGIAVNQLGYNHPKLTESICRQAKEIIHISNLFYVKPQYEVAKILVENSCGDKVFFCNSGAEANEALIKLIRKYFYDKKENRYEIITFEGSFHGRTLATITATAQPKYQEGFQPLPEGFKHAKFNDIDSVKQLINDKTAAILIELIQGEGGVNPADKEFIKELYSICRENGILFTVDEVQTGIGRTGKLFAYQHYDIEPDIISLAKGLGGGVPIGAIIAKDEIAKSFVPGTHASTFGGNYLATAAAKVVLEEILSDGFLDKVIENGEYLKERLKTFGYLVKGLGLMIGVDLPEEISAKEIMKKALENGLIIGTAGKNTLRFVPPLIIQKDDIDLAVNILEKILGEK
- a CDS encoding phosphoserine phosphatase PspA is translated as MVRIIFVRHAESLWNPIGRYQGRLDPELSERGHNQARLIANALKKYNPTALYSSPLKRTYQTAEYISKELNLPIIKNEDIIEIDHGDWSGLLVEEVKEKYPEMFRQWLFEPHLVKFPNGESLEDVFNRVKKFLKYALEKHKNETIVVVSHTVPIRASLTAGLNLDMDKFWIFGCDNASYSILDYDTVRPILYKLNNTYYLGEYFIPALDAL
- the rnr gene encoding ribonuclease R, giving the protein MEITQAAIVDFLKNQKKPVYLKQILKAFNLDKKEDKKLVRRLLRKLQKNKIVLYKNGGYILKREIQEKENLIKGKVEAHESGFGFLIREDGEPDLFIPPIEMRYLFDGDIVLAEEKIYRGKKEAKIVKVLERRVKTAVGKLKQEGNRYFVYLLDFVIPHKIYVDKKEAKKYELDNYVVVEILRYPEPKVEAKGRIIKDLGKVKNTQTVAEIVARKYDLPLTHSPEAIKEAEKLPSVVKITKNRKDLTKQICFTIDPESARDHDDAVAIEKEGDKYRLYVHIADVSHYVKEGSAIDKEAFQRGNTYYLPERALHMLPERLASQLCSLKPREKRYAFTCEMLIDKKGNVVEYDIYESVIESKAKLTYDQALGIILGQPELEKAFPYLVKPLKHMKELAEILMKAKEKRGSIDFDMPESQILFDQYGNPYDVVPYERHLAHRIIEEFMIIANETVAKHMEKNGYPFIYRVHEKPKLEKVMAFVDLMASLGYKVEYPKKDVDSKFIQKIIEMAVGTPEESLVRFLALRTMKQARYSPENIGHFGLASECYTHFTSPIRRYADVWVHRLLKKAIKKKFTKKDMEELPKKLDIIAKQCSERERVADDAERDALDILKLRILKDKVGENFEGIITGVMAFGLFIEIERYIIDGLVPIDSLPGKFKYDEKNHQLIGDKMKFRLGDKVLVEIVKVDEDTKRIDLKLVEKL
- the gmhA gene encoding D-sedoheptulose 7-phosphate isomerase; the encoded protein is MLENEIISIFEESANLKKEFVYEYAEDIVNLGILIGKRLKLGNKLLICGNGGSAADSQHFAAEVVGRFEKERKGFSAIALTTDTSALTAIGNDYGFDKVFSRQVEALGQKGDILIGISTSGNSNNVIEAVKVAKGLGIFTVGLLGKDGGQLKDLVDKAFIVRSNNTARIQEVHITFIHAICRVLDLYLTGKIEE
- a CDS encoding alanine--glyoxylate aminotransferase family protein, whose product is MIKERLFTPGPVPLPPQVIKALGQQIIHHRTQEFTNIFLQTREKLQKLLNTQRDVLMFASSGTGAMEASIVNFFDEGDKVLVINAGKFGERWRDLGNTFGLNVIDYQIQWGKTYDKEELKKIVEKNPDIKGILVQHSETSTATVHDLKFLAQVSNSLEDCLLVVDGITSVGVYKVYPEEIGVDILITGSQKALMLPPGLSVLYYSEKAEKRLESSKLPKYYFSVKAESKKQAKGQTAYTPAINLIIALNESLDLILNEGLDNLEKRHHILAEMTRQGLQEIGLKLLSESPSNSATAVFTPEGLDADVFRKELLKIGIRVAGGQDHLKGKIFRVAHMGYFDYLDIIEVVAAVEITLNKMGYKVELGKGVRKAQEVYLNNI
- the hisZ gene encoding ATP phosphoribosyltransferase regulatory subunit → MKIDLPKGVRTFNPKESFILSWIEKNIEDNFKLWGYEKVILPLLEYYDAHKNVLNEEILKNTFRLVDRYEGETLILRPDFTVQIARYIASLQEKEFPIRLYYAGDVFRYVVPKGDNLYEKKQIGVELIGVDKIEADAEIIAIAISSLKKLSIEDFQIDVNNVKIFKAITKILSLSQDQTKELFLYLKNREIYNIQAFLKDFDVNNKIKDFILNLPKLNIKADKLKELAEEYEDIEEISNALKELIVIYEILKEYQLDEYIVFDLCEPREFSYYTGIVFEIFIKDFPKIVGYGGRYDNLLSNYNGNHPATGFAFDLLAIYDYITKTTEIKNEKDFYIIDTTEDKKLAYNIAKNLRTKGYTVARDIIKRDIDLSIDFAFRNGYKNVILITVENSEKKVYILKDKNKKEETSLEEILK